TGATCCGTTTTAGGCTTACGAAGAAAAAAGAAGTGCAACTAAAattagagcaaaaaaaaaaaaaaggaaaatagagGTGCAAATCGAAGTtggaattaaacattaaacacacCAGAGAACACAGGGTGGACGCCAGTACTATACAAAACATCTGATTTATATAACAACTATTAATAGCCATTGGGTAATTAACAGTGGTGTGCTTTCTCTGAACcggatgaccacaaagtcacgggTTCAAACGCCAATGTGtgatatgtgaaagtgaagtgattgtgaagtacagcacacaacaaaatgtgtcctctccttttaagccatcacccgtggtgagcacccttcgctttgctcggtggcacctcagcggttcaggattcaaacagTTAACCTTCCTTGCCCCATAGGCCAAACCACGGCCCCACtgctgtttgtaagtcgctccggatgaAGATCTCACAACTGTGAATAGTTGTGAGATGTTACTCGGTGTTGATGGAGTTTGATGTTCTAACGGCATATGGGATGCAAGGTCCTCTGCTGATGAAGCGGGAGGTGAGCCATCTTCACTGCCTTCCACTGAGCTTTTCTCCTCATttctgggatagtttcagaacATCATCACATGACGCCTTCTGTCTGTAGCTTTTGCTCCAGTTTATCAGACATGCAGGCAATACTTCAGACAGCATCAGCATTATTGAAATTTGAGCATGAAAAATCCAGATCTAAGTGGCTTAGGGTGCTAGTAACCTAGCGAGTAACACACTGTAAcacgcctgtgaaccagaagaaccaggttcaaatcccacttactaccattgtgtccctgagcaagacacttaaccctaaattgctccaggggggactgtccctgtaactactgattgtaaatcgctctggataagggagtctgataaatgctgtaaatgtaaatttgcactctcctggttttgcactctccaccatgtgcccttatttgtatatggtgtttttaagattgtatattgtgccttttttttttttttattgtatttatactctgtattcaatgttactgttactgtttttgtatttaatgttacttgtatgggtcagagagtaacgtaatttcaattctctgcatgtcctgtacatgtggcagaattgacaataaagcggacttgacttgacttgacctAATGGCGGCGCGTATCGTCACCTAGTGGTCAAACGCCGCATTGCAGTAGTCCTAAACTTGAACACGAACTGGAATACTTACTATTCcgtattattttttaacaactaACTAGTTACTAATTAATGACACAATACAACATATGTAACTTTCAGTCCTTTAAATGTTGAATTATTACACGCGTACAAGTTAAGAACAGAACACCCCGAATTTCGACACGTGTAAATATTTGTCCAGGCCGCGACTGTTTGCTGGTCCGAGTCCATTTCCGGCCGTTTTCAACATGTCTCCCCTCGGGCTGCTCGTCTCCTCGCTGTACCTGTTGTGCTGCGTGGCGTCCAGTTTCGGGGACGGGGTCCCCGCCATCGCCCCGTTCTTCGGAACCAAAGGCCGCTACGAAGAGGCGAGCCCGCGCCCGGCCACGGACGTCCCCGCCGCCGACGCGCCCTCGCCGGCCTGCCGCGCCCTCCACCTGACCGCCGTCGTCCGCCACGGGACCCGCTACCCGTCGGCCGCCAGCGCCAGGAAGATGAGGAGGGTCTACAGCTTGGCGCAGGCGGCCGGCGGGAACCGGGACGTGGTGTCTGGGGCGCTGGGGTACAGCGAGGACATGGACGGGCGGCTGGCGGAGAAGGGCCGCGGGGACCACGGGGACCTGGCCGTGCGCCTGGCCAGGTCCTTCCCGTCGCTGCTGACGGAGAGGAACCTGCGCGCCGGACGCGTGCGGTTCGTGAGCAGCTCCAAGCACAGGTGTGTGGACAGCACCGTGGCCTTCCGGCGGGGCCTGGAGCGGCTGTGGGGCGTGGGAGAAGGTACGAGATCCGCAGGCCGAGCAGAAAGAAGCGGGGCAGAACGTGGAAAAGTACATCAGCTACATCAGAACATCGAGTACATCAGTAATATTTATCACATATGGGCATGAAACCGAGATGGGTccgcaatgtaaaaaaaaaaaaggaagaggacaTATTCATATAGTCAAGAAATAATGCAAAGATCCCATCATCCTTTCTTATTTGTATGTATGGTGTGGTATGCAGAACTGATATATGAAATGTGTCAGAAACACGGTTTTTATAGGTTTTAAAAGTGTGaatgttaaaagaaaaatctgttatatacagtacaggccaaaagtttggacacttctcattcaacgtgtttctttattttcatgaccatttacattggtagattctcactgaaggcatcaaaactataaatgaacacatgtgtagttatgtacttaacaaaaagtggagacctggactccacagtcaccggacctgaacccaatccagatggtttggggtgagctggaccacagagtgaaggcaaaggggccaacaagtgctaaacacctctgggaactccttcaagactgttggaaaagcatttcaggtgacgacctcttgaagctcatcgagagaatgtcaagagtgtgcaaagcagtaatcagagcaaagaaactagaatataaaacatgttttcggttatttcacgtattttttgttaagtacataactccacatgtgttcattcatagttttgatgccttcagtgagaatctaccaacataaatggtcatgaaaataaagaaaacacattgaatgagaaggtgtccaaacttttggcctgtactttacaTGTCATATGTCATAATCGTATCATAAAGAACTGTCCTTCAATATGTTGACTGTCAATGATTCAATGATATTCTGACAACAGATTGGTATCATTCTGCAATTCGGGATCATAGGGTGTAATGTCTGTCCGAAGAAACGTTCGCACATTGATAAAGTAGATGGCCGGAGAAAAGTGACTGTTCCTCCATCGGGTCTGTGATGGAACCGGCTCAGTGGCTCCTGTGGCAGATTTGGCTCTATGTTTTATTGTTGACAGAGTTGCGAGATTTGGTGGGTTGATTGGAAGGTTGCGAAATCTGCTCCGTGGGTAAAAGGGATTTCACTGGCACCCCAACACTGTTTATTTTCACTAGCAATGAACTACTAAtgaacagagaacagagaaaatGAATCAGTCAGGCAAAATGAATTCTAAgaatgaatgatgaatgaacGTACCTGGCAACAAGATCTCTGTAAAGTCTACATTTTAATAACCTCCTTTTGTTTAATGCTATAGATTCCACTTTTTGGAAGGGACCAGTCCTACAGCATGTTTAtctaaatgcaatatttttagGTTAATCTCAATTTACAGGTAGTGTTAGACGTGAGATGCGCATTAATAATTGACaacgtcttttttttcccactttaaGATGAGAAGATTGGGTATGAAGTGAATGATGCTCTCATGCGCTTCTTTGACCACTGTCCGAGGTTTGTGGAGAGAGTTGAAAAGAATGCGAGCGCACTGCTGGAGGTGGAGCTTTTCAAGGCCGGTTTGGAAATGAACGCCACACGGACGAAACTGGCAGATCGATTGAAGGTGCCGTACGTGAACTTTACTGCAGGTGAAGACCACACTTCAGGGCTATAGAATATGTTCATCTGGCTTCAGTGAATACCCTCTTAACCTCGGGCCAGACCGCTGGCTGCTACTGGTGTCTTTTATGATCCAGGACCTTGCATGGTTGTCCATGTATGACTCAGTTTTTGGTCAAATCCATTAGATTTCTAAATTCACTCATGTTACTGAGAATCATGAAGCGCcatttgatgatgacaatagtgaatgAAGCTtatgactggtagtgtatatctgaatttcttatttaaaaacaattaatgatgtttctattttctgtttattctcATTCATTGTAGCACTTAAGCACAGTGTTGATGGAGCGTTGACAATATAATTGTGCCACTATTGTAGATATGGTGGAAGCTGCATTTTACCTTTGCTCATATGACTTCACCATACATGGACATAtctcaccgtggtgtcatctgttTGATGAAGCAGATGCACAGGTATGGTCATTCAGATGCAAGTTTTTGCAGCGTTGAAATGTTTCAGTGTACTTAATTAAACTTGTTTTTTAATATCAGGTGATGGAATATGCTGGTGACTTGAAACAATACTGGAAGAGGGGCTACGGTCATGACATCAACAGACAATCAAGCTGCATCCTCTTTCATGACCTCTTCAGCCGCTTGGACCGGGCAGATAATGAGAGCAGGTCAGCCGTGAGCGGAGTGAGCATGAGCACAGGGTTAGAATGCGGCATGTTTGGTTGTTTGAATACATTTAACTAGATTCCTGCATAGGCTATGTAGACACTGGgtgtaaataaagaaacacaatcttGTTATCTGACAGAGGGGATTCTTTAGGGCTAAAACAAAGCTTTCTACAGTAAAGAGGGGAGAACAAGGGAAGCATTACAATATAAGGAAATATTATTTCACAGCATaaaaaatttgttaaaaaaatactgttacTCAAATGATGCCTTATGTAATGTGCAGTGTTGCATAAATTtgttatttcatcttttcatgTGAGTTCTTACTCTGCAATCTTTTTCATCACGTTTTGTATCGTGATAGGGGATGATTATATGTTACATGACACTTGACAGCCCGTACAGACTGAGTACAACCTGTACTCTAAAGTTCCTTATTGTTGTTCTCCTACAGCTATGGTGAGGTGTCTGAAGCGGTGACGGTGCAGGTTGGCCATGCTGAGACGCTGCTTCCCCTGTTGACCCTGATGGGCCTGTTCAAGGATGATGAGGCTTTGGATTCTACAAACTTTGCCACTCAGGGAAACCGGACATTCCGCAGTGGACGTATGGTGCCCTATGCGGCCAACCTGGTGATGGTGCTATATGACTGCCCAGAGGGCCGAAGGCTCCAAGCTCACCTCAACGAAAAGCCTCTAACCTTACCCAGGTTTCAAGAGCTCTCACCACTGTATGAGGAGGTGAAGCGTACTTACAAGCATCTTCTACAGGGTTGTAATCCAGAGAGTGTCTGCCAGCTGCCAGCAAAGCAATAAACTTAAGCAGTGCTGAGTAAAGGAACAAATATGAGCAAAGAAGAATAAATGATCAGGATAGGCAGATATTACTACATCTAAACATTTACTATGCAAATCTATTAATTTGTGTGGTATACCAGAGATTTAACTGTTTTGTTCACGAAAGTCATATACCTCACAATTAGTATAATTCTGTGTTGCTGCATTCTTCCTGTGAATTGTTTGTTCTGTTCCATCACTGAATAAAGTAAAAGAACGCAAAGGAAATACAGGTTTATGTTTTTCATAACATGATTAAACTGTCCATGGTCGTATGTAACCTTATGCCATTCATTTTACTATCCAGTAATGCAACTTATTTTGCAGATTAAAAAGATCATACGTTTTGTCAGAAAAGAAGTGAAATGAGTAAGCCAGGCTTCCAAAATACAtctaatgtagaaaatgttctAAAAAGGTCTGAAGAAATATATTATGATAGTGTTTGACATGTCAAACTTTTACTATCAACATGTGTTATGTTTCCAAAGTCACCAGGACCATTGGCAAAGTCATGCAAAGTAAAGAAATCTAGACCTTTTTCAGTTGTAGTGGTCAGGATTTTTGAATAGGCATGACTGATTTAGCTGTTTTCATAGGCTCATATTAATGTAAGTTTAAATGGAGtgtaattttaacatttaaaagtaCAGTTCGTATGCGTAGCTGCTCTGTGTTTGCAGCATTGACAGTGCATAAAAGTGAgtcataaataatattcattttagGATTAAAATAGTTGTATGCCACTTTTTAATGTGGGATACAATGGCAGCATTTAATTTAGGTTTAACACCACCCGTGATCATGTCAAAAATGCTCATGGACGAGACACCACATAATTCCTTTGAAGTCATTAATATTTGTATCCTCCTCCATGAACATAGTTACCAAAAAGTACACAATTAGCATACTTGCATtgtttcacattgtcattactACAGAGAACTAACAGGCTGGGATGGATTACATCAAGACCTTATTCAACAaagggtattttattttatttttacattttattttcatgggcAGCCAGTTTTGTCAGATGCAGAATAGACGAGCTCTAGTCAGTCCATATCTTTCATTCATAAAATGATCTTATTATACATAGCTTCAAGCTCTGTGTGTTATTACAAACTGCTGCACCTTTTGCCCTTAAAGGATAGACTAACCCCGCCCCCGCGCAtcgagccccgcccacacgaggcGAGCCCCGCCCACGTGTCTTTTCTCCGACCCCGCGGCGTCTCAACTCGCAGGCGGACAAACTACACCCTCCTTCTGCCTATCGGCTCCATCCCGACCTTTCTACAGTACAGCGTGTGTACAACACGCGTGAAAGGGGGGAAGGagttggaggaggagaaggaggagaaggaggaggaactGCCACagagttactttttttttttttttacataaaagcCGAATGTTCATCACTCTCATCAGAGCGCTACCTCATACAGGCAGATCACCGCGTCCAGAGTCCACGGTCCACGGGCACGACTGAAGACACGATGTCCGGAGAGCCCGGCCACCGCGCGGTAAGACCGAGCGACAAACTCTCACAACTTCCCCCAACATTCACAATTTCATCTATCAAAAAATCgtttttgtctttaaaaacTCTAAAGTCTCTAAACTTTGTGGGCGTCTCGAGTTGTTATGTAACCTTAATACAATATGAAGGAAACCGAATCCCAGGGCTGGAATGCATCAGATCAAGTCTGATTTCAAATCCATCCAGCAAGTCTGCATTCTCTGAATGAAGTCAAAGGTTACAGGGAGCAAGGGGAAGccataaaaaaaggacacacactATGAATTATGTAATTGTGAACGTTGGTTTCAGAAATAATCGAAATGTTAGAACCTCTGCCGCTGCATGGATTCCTGTAGCAGAGTGTGTTTGGGGAAATCTGCAGATAAACAAATGAGACCTCCAGCTCTCCAAAGGAAGTTCCTGAAGTTGGTTGTGACATCACAATTTTTTCTAGATTCATGgcatctctgttttttttttttcacctgaaCTATCCCGTAGCTCTGAATTTTAGACGAATTATCTGACATGGTTCTGTTAAAGGGAAAAGTGAAGTGTCCTTGTGCCAGGCGATTAAAATGACGCCCTTGGTGGGATATGGGTGTGTGCATGCTGGTACACACCTAGGTGGGTTTGGAGAGCCTGGGCATGGATTCTGCCACATCATCACAGCTCAGCTACAGCACACTGACCGCATTGTCGGCCTCGACCACGGGCTGGGACCGCCAGCCGGCGTCATCGTCCGCACACACCACAGAGTCTCCACTCACTTCCCCCTTCCAGGGATACAGCGTGATATTCTGAGATATCGTGGAAAGTGCAAGCAGAAGTGCAGAATATTAATATCCATTCAAACAGAACCTGtttggtttctttcttttttttttattttacccatTTACATATTATTGGCTATTCACAgttgcacattttaaaatatgtttttcatATTGGGTGGCAGGCACATGTAGTTAATGTTCACTGTCATTCAAGTGAACAAAAGATGTGTTATGATGATTTAAGCAGTGGTGGttctgtgggcggggccacagGGGCATTGGCCCCagctgaaatctgattggccgcCTGTGGTGCCCCTGTCCTGTCACTCATCGCTCCTTTGTCCAGGAGCAATTAAATGGAGAATTTACTGTGTaagctttttaatttttaattttttaagtatttCAACATGGTGTGACTATTGAAATGTTTAATCCTTACCAAAACCAGGGATTGTGTGCAAGGATGATGGACAAATAATTGGCCCCCCTGTGACTATTGTGGCCCCTTGATGGCCCCTTACCCAGAAAAATCCTAGATATACCACTGTACATAACGATATACCTTGTTAAGAATTCAAAGAACTTATCGGTAGCCTAGTGGCACAACAAAACAGAATACAGCAAATTTATAgattcaaacaccacttactacccttgtgacacttaaccctgagtgtcttcagggggactgtaactactgtcaCTCTCGATAAgtttgtctgataaatgtcataaaatgtaaatattcttgACATGGAACGGTCAAGGTGATTACAAAGGCAAGATGAACAGAACTGTTCTTATTCCGTTTTTGTATTTGTGCTTAGATGAAGAGGTCCACGAATGTTGTGTACCAGGCACACCACGTGAGCCGCAGTAAGAGAGGGTCGGTGGTTGGAATCAGAGGAGGGTTCAGAGGGTGTACGGTCTGGCTCACGGGTGCGTACAGAGGCTGTGCACGTGGCACGGTGGGGAaaggctttttttgtgtgtttaggaCAATGTCTAGGATGTACAATTCGATGAGTCGCGCTCTGCTGTTCTTCAGGTCTTTCTGGTGCTGGAAAGACAACAGTAGGCTTCGCGCTGGAGGAGTACCTCGTGTCCCACAGCATCCCGTGCTATTCCCTGGACGGGGACAACATTCGGCACGGGCTTAACAAAAACCTGGGCTTCAGCGCTGAAGATCGCGAGGAGAACGTCCGGCGCATTGCAGAGGTCGCCAGGTTGTTCGCCGACGCGGGGCTGGTCTGCATCACCAGCTTCATCTCACCTTTTACCAAGGTCAGTGTTCACGGCATGTACCTGGATTCAATGTACACAATTCCCAGCGCTTGCCACCTTTCCCTGCAGGACCGCGCAGAAGCTCGCTTGATCCATGAGAGAGCTGGCCTGCCGTTTTTTGAAGTGTTTGTCAACGCCCCCCTGGAGGTGTGTGAGAGTCGTGATGTCAAAGGGCTATACAAGAAGGCACGAGCCGGAGAGATCAAAGGTACAGTTTTGCATGTACTGCAAagaattttgtgttttataatggcatgaaatgtaattattaccaacggtaaagtgaagtgattgtgaaacactgcagcacagcaaatggtgacacaaagaaatgtgtcctctgcttttaacccatcaccattagtgagcagtgggcagccatgacaggcgccgaggagcagtgtgtggggacggtgctttggcagtgcaggatttgaacctgcaatctTCCGATTACTGGTCTGCTGGATTCCCTGGAATCGCTTACCAGATTACTTACCAAATGGAATcattataataacaacaacatttatttattatatagcccaaaatcacagtatgtctcaatgggctttgacaggccctagagttgacacccccacatttgaaaactccacacaaaaaataataataccatTTAAAATTTCATGAATTATTAAGTCAATTGGTAAAGAATCTGAACTAAATTAAATTGATTAGTAGTGGGGCCTCTAGTACACACTATTAGTATTGACACACCCCCTCATCATTTATGGCACGTGTGGTGTACCTGTTAAAAGTTCTTCCCCTGACTTTGTTCATCATCTGGTCTTGCACCTCAGAGTAACAGACTCTGCAGCCATTTAGCTTAGGAGTGTTATGTCAAGTCATGTCTGAGTAGTCTTTACTCTGGTTTATATCTAGTGTTGTGTTTGTCTGATTCTTGCAGATTCTATATCGACTTGTCTCtgagatatttttttctaatatatttattgatCATTATAGATAAATTATGGCATCAGCACAGCGAGAACTAACAGTCTAAATACAGTGTAACccaacataatatatatatttttttaatgaaacaagaGAAACATatatacaattaaaaaataacaaagtaaaataatagTTAATATAGTAGTAATAACACTGATTGGGGGGCTCAGTCTGTGGACACAGAGGAAAGAGATTTTATGAAGGATTATGAAGGACTGCCACTTGTTTTTCACAGCGTTACTGCTCATCTAATATGTAACTTTCTGTAGCTTTAGAAAGGACACGGTGTCCTCCAGCCATCTAGTTATAGAAGCAGCTTTTTGTCCCTGATCCTTGTCAGGTTTGTGTTTCCCTGTCTGCCTGTGCTTGTTTTACCCTTCATTGCCCTTCAGGTCTTTCCACCCCTACACTCTTTTgtgatatttgtgtgtgtctccttCCCATTTCCAAGACTTTTCCTATGTTGTGAGTCCTTCCCTTTTACGTTGTTCTGGTCCCAGTGCCTCTTcccttgtttgcattttttttataataaatccttATGGTCCCCCCATCGAGGCCTGGATTCCTCTCTCCTTGTCTGTGTCGTGATAACACCATGATATGAGTGTTCCTAGTGCTGATGTAAtctttttggacattttgtaCAAAGGGGTGAAGATGGGCTGTCACATTTTGGGCACaaaacagcagttttttttttctttgaaatctttttaaaaattatagaCTAATTTTTAAATTCCTACTTCCAAAATTCCCAAGCTCCTTTTTATTTCCAGGTTTAACTCGCTTAATGTTAAATGTGATCTCATTTTGGATCCCACTGTAGACCACAAGCACAAACAAAACCTCTTTCTTGCATTTGGTCTAATTCAGGATTTACTGGGATTGACTCGGAGTATGAGAGTCCAGAGGATCCCGAACTGGTGCTGAAAACTGGGGAGCTCACAGTGAGCGACTGCATTCAGCATGTAGTGGAACTGCTCAAAGAGCAGGTACggaatcctttttttctgtataaCATGTGACATTATTAACTATACAATGTTAGcctaaatatgtaaatatgaatgtcTTCATCCTCCATGAACAGAGGATCGTTCCCAGTGGGGCTGTTGAGGAAATCAACGAACTTTTTGTGCCAGAGAACATGCTGAAACTCGCTCTGGCTGACGCTAGTGCACTACCCACTATCAGCATCAGTGAGGTATGAAGTGTGTCTCCGCCGGCACCTGAGACACCATGAATAGTATGGCTGTGTTAAGCATTGTACCTGTCTACGTCCTG
Above is a genomic segment from Denticeps clupeoides chromosome 8, fDenClu1.1, whole genome shotgun sequence containing:
- the LOC114796043 gene encoding multiple inositol polyphosphate phosphatase 1-like, with the protein product MSPLGLLVSSLYLLCCVASSFGDGVPAIAPFFGTKGRYEEASPRPATDVPAADAPSPACRALHLTAVVRHGTRYPSAASARKMRRVYSLAQAAGGNRDVVSGALGYSEDMDGRLAEKGRGDHGDLAVRLARSFPSLLTERNLRAGRVRFVSSSKHRCVDSTVAFRRGLERLWGVGEDEKIGYEVNDALMRFFDHCPRFVERVEKNASALLEVELFKAGLEMNATRTKLADRLKVPYVNFTADMVEAAFYLCSYDFTIHGHISPWCHLFDEADAQVMEYAGDLKQYWKRGYGHDINRQSSCILFHDLFSRLDRADNESSYGEVSEAVTVQVGHAETLLPLLTLMGLFKDDEALDSTNFATQGNRTFRSGRMVPYAANLVMVLYDCPEGRRLQAHLNEKPLTLPRFQELSPLYEEVKRTYKHLLQGCNPESVCQLPAKQ